The following coding sequences lie in one Xiphophorus maculatus strain JP 163 A chromosome 4, X_maculatus-5.0-male, whole genome shotgun sequence genomic window:
- the cdc42se2 gene encoding CDC42 small effector protein 2 — translation MTEFWVCFSCCIAEQPQPKRRRRIDRSMIGEPTNFVHTTHVGSGDMGLGLASVDLVQAQMKSKGGYTHGGSEGSQL, via the exons ATGACTGAGTTCTGGGTTTGTTTCAGTTGCTGCATTGCAGAGCAGCCGCAACCA aaaCGGCGGCGACGAATCGACCGCTCCATGATCGGGGAGCCAACAAACTTTGTTCACACCACACATGTAGGCTCGGGAGATATGGGCCTTGGATTGGCATCA GTAGATCTTGTTCAGGCTCAGATGAAGTCTAAAGGAGGCTACACACACGGTGGCTCAGAGGGCTCTCAATTGTAG